A single Cnuibacter physcomitrellae DNA region contains:
- a CDS encoding RNA polymerase-binding protein RbpA: MADRSLRGMRLGGQSLQSEEGVVFSARANYTYHCENCGRDTDMVFAADAEAPETWECKSCGHEATLMVGDKPVEIDRSNEKTPRSHWDMLLERRTRDELEELLEERLQYLRARRGGGKATEKIGA; the protein is encoded by the coding sequence ATGGCGGATCGCAGCTTGCGCGGGATGCGACTGGGCGGACAGAGCCTGCAGAGCGAAGAAGGCGTCGTCTTCTCCGCCCGTGCGAACTACACGTACCACTGTGAGAACTGCGGACGAGACACCGACATGGTGTTCGCCGCCGACGCGGAGGCGCCGGAGACCTGGGAGTGCAAGTCCTGCGGTCACGAGGCGACGCTGATGGTCGGCGACAAGCCTGTCGAGATCGACCGCAGCAACGAGAAGACACCGCGCAGCCACTGGGACATGCTGCTCGAGCGTCGCACGCGCGACGAGCTCGAGGAGCTGCTCGAGGAGCGCCTGCAGTACCTGCGCGCGCGTCGCGGTGGCGGCAAGGCCACGGAGAAGATCGGGGCCTGA